A part of Thermus sp. LT1-2-5 genomic DNA contains:
- a CDS encoding DNA translocase FtsK, with protein sequence MAKRKPAKPAQGPEREGQAVLLGALGFFLLSPFFPWDTGAVGEALGTFYRAVGLPGYLLPPSLFLVALALYRQKPLKPLLRHLFFLYLLAFSLLPLAGPLAGEVGQGLRRFLQARAGVLGLLLSPLLASAVLDLWLRQRPFSLLLKGLQTGVEGVRRARHALKAFLLRQKIRALARLYPEHTALHALGKTLTPEELPGVEKALRAFLEERVAELRRQLEADQRPLEPDLLALENALKTPLPGEGPLREALEERRAALLLEAQALRARLQALKALPRLHPSLKGLLLGQRLREARRARFAELAGLVEDLTRRQEELARFLPFLTAPKELQAEALRALLTGNPPPQPTQAQTRPEPVPEPEPFDLDLVFPEPTPPAKDPPRPQGEARVAVAPSTALALPTPELLDPPEPKGNVRALEEEAERLKRAIADTLKQFGVQAEVVGHARGPSVTRYELLPAPGEKISRIQSLQNDLARALAVGAVRIEAPIPGKNTVGLEVPNPKRELVRFSEAVLSPGFQHAKALLPLILGKSIEGEIWVRDLAKMPHLLIAGSTGSGKSVAINVLIASLLFKHLPTALRLLLIDPKMVELTPYEGIPHLVRPVVTSPEEAAGVLQGAVAHMERRYRLMSQVGARNLEQYNAKMEKEGGESLPYLVIVVDELADLMMTAPKEVEAAILRLAQMSRATGMHLVLATQRPSVDILTSLIKVNIPARLAFAVASGFDSRTILDTQGAEKLIGQGDALFHQPGLTKPVRLQVPYLSEEEVARLAAFLRGQSFEDRFAEAYGADFEPPKAPEGAGPGEVDFSDPLLKKAAEIVVEEGYGSVSRLQRRLSIGHARAGKLMDALEAMGIVGPPKGSKPREVLITKEQLKDFFG encoded by the coding sequence ATGGCCAAGCGGAAGCCCGCGAAGCCCGCCCAAGGTCCCGAGCGCGAGGGCCAGGCCGTCCTCTTGGGCGCCTTGGGCTTTTTCCTCCTTTCCCCCTTCTTTCCTTGGGACACGGGGGCGGTGGGGGAAGCCCTGGGCACCTTCTACCGGGCGGTGGGCCTGCCCGGCTATCTGCTTCCCCCAAGCCTCTTCCTGGTGGCCCTGGCCCTGTACCGGCAAAAACCCCTAAAGCCCCTTCTCCGCCACCTGTTCTTCCTCTACCTCCTCGCCTTCAGCCTCCTCCCCCTAGCAGGACCTTTGGCGGGGGAAGTCGGCCAGGGTCTTAGGCGTTTCCTTCAGGCGCGGGCAGGGGTCTTGGGCCTTCTCCTTTCCCCCCTCCTGGCCAGTGCGGTCTTGGACCTTTGGCTTCGGCAAAGGCCCTTTTCCCTCCTCCTCAAAGGGCTCCAAACGGGGGTGGAAGGGGTGCGGCGGGCCCGCCACGCCCTAAAGGCCTTTCTCTTGCGGCAAAAGATCCGGGCCTTAGCCCGGCTTTACCCCGAGCACACCGCCCTCCACGCCCTGGGCAAAACCCTCACTCCCGAGGAGCTACCCGGGGTGGAGAAAGCGCTCCGGGCCTTCTTGGAAGAGCGGGTAGCGGAGCTTAGGCGGCAACTGGAAGCGGACCAAAGGCCCCTGGAGCCCGATCTCCTCGCCCTAGAAAACGCCCTCAAGACCCCTCTCCCGGGGGAAGGCCCCTTGCGGGAGGCCCTAGAGGAAAGGCGCGCTGCCCTGCTCCTGGAAGCCCAGGCCCTTAGGGCGAGGCTCCAGGCCCTAAAGGCCCTCCCCCGGCTACACCCTTCCCTAAAGGGGCTTCTCCTTGGGCAAAGACTGCGGGAGGCGCGGCGGGCCCGGTTTGCGGAGCTCGCCGGCCTGGTGGAGGACCTCACAAGGCGGCAGGAGGAGCTCGCCCGCTTCCTCCCCTTCCTCACCGCCCCCAAGGAGCTCCAGGCGGAGGCCCTCAGGGCCCTCCTCACGGGCAACCCCCCGCCCCAGCCCACCCAGGCGCAAACCCGGCCCGAGCCGGTCCCCGAGCCCGAGCCCTTCGACCTGGACCTGGTCTTCCCCGAGCCCACCCCCCCCGCTAAGGACCCTCCCCGGCCCCAAGGGGAGGCCCGGGTGGCGGTGGCGCCCAGCACTGCCTTGGCCCTGCCCACCCCCGAGCTTCTGGACCCCCCGGAGCCCAAGGGGAACGTCCGCGCCCTGGAGGAGGAGGCGGAACGGCTCAAGCGGGCCATCGCCGACACCCTCAAGCAGTTTGGCGTGCAGGCGGAGGTGGTGGGCCACGCCCGGGGTCCAAGCGTCACCCGCTACGAGCTCCTCCCCGCCCCGGGGGAGAAGATCAGCCGCATCCAGAGCCTGCAGAACGACCTGGCCCGGGCCCTAGCGGTGGGGGCGGTGCGGATTGAGGCCCCTATCCCCGGGAAGAACACCGTGGGCCTCGAGGTCCCGAACCCCAAGCGGGAGTTGGTGCGCTTCTCCGAGGCGGTGCTTTCCCCGGGTTTCCAACACGCCAAGGCCCTTTTGCCCTTGATCCTGGGCAAGAGCATCGAGGGGGAGATCTGGGTTAGGGACCTGGCCAAAATGCCCCACCTCCTCATCGCCGGCTCCACGGGAAGCGGCAAGAGCGTGGCCATCAACGTCCTCATCGCCAGCCTCCTCTTCAAGCACCTCCCCACCGCCCTGCGCCTCCTCCTCATCGACCCCAAGATGGTGGAGCTCACCCCCTACGAGGGCATCCCCCACCTGGTGCGCCCCGTGGTCACGAGCCCGGAGGAAGCGGCGGGGGTCTTGCAGGGGGCGGTGGCCCACATGGAGCGGCGCTACCGCCTCATGAGCCAGGTGGGGGCCAGGAACCTGGAGCAGTACAACGCCAAGATGGAAAAGGAGGGTGGGGAAAGCCTGCCCTATTTGGTCATCGTGGTGGACGAGCTGGCCGACCTCATGATGACCGCCCCCAAGGAGGTGGAGGCGGCCATTTTGCGCCTGGCCCAGATGAGCCGGGCCACGGGGATGCACCTCGTCCTCGCCACCCAGCGCCCCAGCGTGGACATCCTCACCTCCCTCATCAAGGTGAACATCCCCGCCCGCCTGGCCTTCGCCGTGGCCAGCGGCTTTGACTCCCGGACCATCTTGGACACGCAAGGGGCGGAAAAGCTCATCGGGCAGGGGGACGCCCTCTTCCACCAGCCCGGCCTCACCAAGCCCGTGCGCCTCCAGGTGCCCTACCTCTCCGAGGAGGAGGTGGCCCGCCTCGCCGCCTTCCTCCGGGGGCAAAGCTTTGAGGACCGCTTCGCCGAGGCCTATGGGGCCGACTTTGAGCCCCCCAAGGCCCCTGAAGGGGCAGGGCCGGGGGAGGTGGACTTCTCCGACCCCCTCTTGAAGAAGGCAGCGGAGATCGTGGTGGAGGAGGGCTACGGCTCGGTGAGCCGGTTGCAGCGGCGGCTTTCTAT
- a CDS encoding transcriptional repressor, which yields MERATKQRRAIREVFLEARRPLSPQEVLALARRKVPSLGLATVYRNLKALVEEGFLAPVALPGEPPRYEPAGLEHHHHFFCRRCGRVFELLGCELALTHLPPGFQAEDHEVTVYGRCPECAI from the coding sequence ATGGAGCGGGCCACCAAGCAACGGCGGGCGATCCGGGAGGTGTTCTTGGAGGCGAGAAGGCCCCTTTCCCCCCAGGAGGTCTTGGCCCTGGCCCGGAGAAAGGTGCCCTCCTTGGGCCTGGCCACGGTCTACCGCAACCTGAAGGCCTTGGTGGAGGAGGGCTTTCTCGCCCCCGTGGCCCTGCCCGGGGAACCCCCCCGGTACGAGCCCGCAGGCCTCGAGCACCACCACCACTTCTTCTGCCGCCGCTGCGGCCGGGTCTTTGAGCTTTTGGGGTGCGAGCTCGCCCTAACCCACCTCCCGCCGGGCTTCCAGGCCGAGGACCACGAGGTCACGGTCTATGGCCGTTGCCCCGAGTGCGCCATATAA
- a CDS encoding YibE/F family protein, with the protein MRVWPLLLLLLLPAWAEGGYLLGRILALNPERGVAEVLVEGRRQEALLPTDGGGFRLGERVVLYREGERLYVTEPDRMPHLAFLLGLFTLFALLLGRGKGLRGLLGTFLSLLVVVYFVVPQVAAGGNPLLYAFLGSVGVLFLTLYLVHGLNRKTTAALLGTLLSVAFVLGLALFFTRAMAFTGLASEEALLLRQWGGVDLVSLYLAGVVVGALGALTDVTVTQAAVVQALSHANPRWGVRELYRRGMEVGYDHIGSLVNTLVLAYAAGSLPLFLLLTRDPTPLRFLLNTEPFAAEIASMVLGSLGLLLAVPLTTLVAALAFRGGRGGPPDPGHAH; encoded by the coding sequence ATGCGGGTTTGGCCTCTCCTCTTGCTTTTGCTCCTTCCCGCTTGGGCGGAAGGGGGGTACCTTTTGGGCCGCATCCTGGCCCTGAACCCGGAAAGGGGCGTGGCGGAGGTCCTGGTGGAGGGAAGGCGGCAGGAGGCCTTGCTGCCCACGGACGGGGGTGGGTTTCGGCTGGGGGAGCGGGTGGTCCTCTATCGGGAAGGGGAGCGGCTTTACGTCACCGAGCCGGACCGCATGCCCCACCTCGCCTTCCTCTTGGGGCTTTTTACCCTCTTCGCCCTCCTCCTGGGGCGGGGGAAGGGGCTTAGGGGGCTTCTTGGCACCTTCTTGAGCCTCCTGGTGGTGGTCTACTTCGTGGTGCCGCAGGTGGCTGCGGGGGGAAACCCCCTCCTTTACGCCTTTCTGGGGAGCGTGGGCGTCCTTTTCCTCACCCTCTACCTGGTGCACGGGCTAAACCGCAAGACCACCGCCGCCCTTTTGGGCACGCTCCTTTCCGTGGCCTTCGTCCTGGGGCTTGCCCTTTTCTTCACCCGGGCCATGGCTTTCACCGGCCTGGCCTCGGAGGAGGCCCTTCTCCTCCGGCAATGGGGCGGGGTGGACCTGGTTTCCCTCTACCTGGCGGGGGTGGTGGTGGGGGCTTTGGGGGCCCTCACCGACGTCACCGTGACCCAGGCGGCGGTGGTCCAGGCCCTGAGCCACGCCAACCCCCGCTGGGGAGTCCGGGAGCTCTACCGCCGCGGCATGGAGGTGGGCTACGACCACATCGGGAGCCTGGTGAACACCCTGGTCTTGGCCTACGCCGCCGGGTCCTTGCCCCTGTTCCTCCTCCTCACCCGGGACCCCACCCCCTTGCGCTTCCTCCTCAACACCGAGCCCTTCGCCGCGGAGATTGCCAGCATGGTCCTGGGCTCCTTGGGGCTCCTCCTGGCGGTTCCCCTCACCACCTTGGTGGCGGCCTTGGCCTTCCGGGGGGGGCGGGGTGGGCCTCCCGACCCCGGCCACGCCCACTAG
- a CDS encoding exonuclease SbcCD subunit D, with protein sequence MRLLHTADWHLGKVLKGVDRTPEIGEALKALLEIVKKERVDLVLVAGDLFDRPQVSAEAEALAVEFFLRLKELGVPALVIAGNHDPKERLEALSPLLALAGATVRGRPLFREEGGVVEVKGLRAALLPFISERVLMKKLWQEAEERHRAYAENMRRILGNLESPLMLGHFAVVGARPGGGEFAFHLSEAYAVPASALPLSARYVALGHIHRQQAVSETPLAWYSGSLIQLDFGEGEEGERGALLVELPPSGPPKVHPIRERWGKPLRTYRLPPEALDGRLEELKDFPGYLRLVVEGRLSPVVKERLFQALPNLLAVEGAGALPGEFQEEGGAELGLLEAYARYLEEKGRKEEGLLQGLKQVLTEVELEALALGA encoded by the coding sequence GTGCGCCTCCTTCACACGGCAGATTGGCACCTGGGAAAGGTATTAAAAGGCGTGGACCGCACCCCCGAGATCGGGGAGGCCCTAAAGGCGCTTTTGGAAATCGTCAAGAAAGAGCGGGTGGACCTGGTGTTGGTGGCGGGGGACCTCTTCGACCGGCCCCAGGTTTCTGCGGAGGCGGAGGCCTTGGCGGTGGAGTTTTTCCTGAGGCTTAAGGAGCTTGGGGTGCCCGCCTTGGTCATCGCCGGGAACCACGACCCCAAGGAGCGCCTCGAGGCCCTCTCCCCCCTCCTGGCCCTGGCGGGGGCCACGGTGCGGGGCCGGCCCCTGTTCCGCGAGGAGGGGGGGGTAGTGGAGGTGAAGGGCCTAAGGGCGGCCCTCCTCCCCTTCATCTCCGAGAGGGTGCTGATGAAAAAGCTCTGGCAGGAGGCGGAGGAGCGCCACCGCGCCTACGCCGAGAACATGCGGCGCATCCTGGGCAACCTGGAAAGCCCCCTGATGCTGGGCCACTTCGCCGTGGTGGGGGCGCGGCCCGGGGGAGGGGAGTTCGCCTTTCACCTTTCCGAGGCCTACGCCGTGCCCGCCTCCGCCCTTCCCCTTTCCGCCCGGTATGTGGCCCTAGGCCATATCCACCGCCAGCAGGCGGTGTCCGAAACCCCCTTGGCCTGGTACTCGGGAAGCCTGATCCAGTTGGACTTTGGCGAGGGGGAGGAAGGGGAGCGGGGGGCGCTATTGGTGGAGCTTCCCCCCTCGGGGCCCCCCAAGGTCCACCCCATCCGGGAGCGCTGGGGCAAGCCCTTAAGGACCTACCGCCTTCCCCCCGAGGCCCTGGACGGGAGGCTAGAGGAGCTAAAGGACTTTCCTGGCTACCTCAGGCTCGTGGTGGAGGGAAGGCTTTCCCCCGTGGTCAAGGAAAGGCTTTTCCAGGCCCTGCCCAACCTTCTGGCCGTGGAGGGGGCGGGGGCTTTGCCCGGGGAGTTCCAAGAAGAAGGGGGGGCGGAGCTTGGCCTCCTCGAGGCCTACGCCCGGTACCTGGAGGAAAAGGGGCGCAAGGAGGAAGGCCTTCTGCAAGGTCTAAAGCAGGTCCTGACGGAGGTGGAGCTTGAGGCCCTTGCGCTTGGAGCTTGA